A window of Acinetobacter sp. TR3 contains these coding sequences:
- the prmB gene encoding 50S ribosomal protein L3 N(5)-glutamine methyltransferase, translating to MERPTISPEHLQEAAENLVTIRDFIRFGVTALRQYDAHLGQGTEDYFAESSALVLQTLSLEWKADAEILDAKLLPTEKAEFLSLLERRINDRIPTSYLLNLAYFCNKPYYVDERVLIPRSPIAELIEQRFAPYCLNENGQMLEALNNLPENTNPKTPQRILDMCTGSGCIAIALAYAFPDSEVDATDISKEALEVASINAEHHDKQYQVALLESDLFSKIPAENQYDLIVCNPPYVDAEDMADLPEEFLHEPELALAAGQDGLDLVRKMLAQAAEYLTEDGLIVIEVGNSEWAMRQNFNTVDFHWLTFQKGGSGIFALTAEQCRRYKDIFQQSVEQI from the coding sequence GTGGAGCGACCTACAATCAGCCCTGAACATTTACAAGAAGCGGCTGAAAACTTAGTAACAATTCGAGATTTTATTCGTTTTGGTGTAACCGCACTTCGTCAATATGATGCACACTTAGGTCAAGGTACTGAAGATTATTTTGCAGAAAGCTCTGCACTTGTTTTGCAAACACTTTCTCTAGAATGGAAAGCTGATGCAGAAATATTAGATGCAAAATTACTCCCAACTGAGAAAGCAGAATTTTTAAGTCTATTAGAACGTCGCATCAATGATCGTATTCCAACCTCATATTTATTAAATTTGGCATATTTCTGTAATAAACCATACTATGTAGATGAACGTGTACTGATTCCGCGTTCGCCAATTGCCGAATTGATCGAACAACGCTTTGCACCATATTGTTTAAATGAAAATGGTCAAATGCTTGAAGCATTAAATAATTTACCAGAAAACACGAATCCGAAAACGCCACAACGTATTTTAGACATGTGTACGGGTTCTGGTTGTATTGCAATCGCTTTGGCATATGCATTCCCAGACTCTGAAGTCGATGCAACTGATATTTCCAAAGAAGCTTTAGAAGTTGCATCAATTAATGCCGAACACCATGATAAGCAATATCAAGTTGCTTTGCTTGAGTCTGATTTATTCTCAAAAATTCCTGCTGAAAATCAATATGATCTCATCGTATGCAATCCACCTTATGTGGATGCAGAAGATATGGCAGATTTACCAGAAGAATTCTTACACGAGCCTGAGCTTGCACTTGCTGCTGGTCAAGATGGTTTAGATTTGGTTCGTAAAATGTTAGCGCAAGCTGCTGAGTATTTGACAGAAGATGGTTTAATCGTTATCGAAGTCGGTAATTCAGAATGGGCAATGCGTCAAAACTTTAATACTGTTGATTTCCATTGGCTTACATTCCAAAAAGGCGGTTCTGGTATTTTTGCTTTAACAGCTGAACAATGCCGCCGTTATAAAGACATCTTTCAACAATCTGTTGAGCAGATCTAG
- a CDS encoding vWA domain-containing protein: protein MFVRLFYTLRKYGVPVTTRELIDLNQAVASGLVFADQEEFYQLAKTVLVKDERFFDKFDRAMKDYFDGIETFDLDELLKQVHKLPKDWFDLELLEKHLTPEQRAELQKAGSLEELMKMLEERLREQHKKHQGGNRMVGTGGTSPFGAFGDHPEGVRIGGPGRKRSAVKVWEQRKYQNLDDDQVLGTRQMQIALRRLRKFARQGAAEELDVDGTIRETAKQGILDVQLVPERRNRIKVLMLFDVGGSMDAYIAECEKLFSAAKSEFKTLEYFYFHNCLYDYVWKDNHRRSSTRMNTWDLFHTYGRDYRVIIVGDASMAPYELKSAGGSVEYMNDEAGEVWLRRLRQHFDKTAWLNPEMEGYWHYTQTINWIKEIFENHMYPMTLKGIEDMTRYLSR, encoded by the coding sequence ATGTTTGTGCGATTGTTTTACACCTTACGTAAATATGGTGTACCTGTTACAACTCGTGAGCTGATTGATCTTAATCAGGCGGTTGCTTCAGGACTTGTGTTTGCAGATCAGGAAGAGTTCTATCAATTGGCTAAAACAGTTTTAGTCAAAGATGAACGTTTCTTTGATAAGTTCGATCGTGCCATGAAAGATTATTTTGATGGCATTGAAACTTTTGATTTGGACGAGTTACTTAAACAAGTTCACAAGTTACCTAAAGATTGGTTTGACCTTGAATTATTAGAAAAACATCTAACACCAGAGCAACGTGCTGAGCTACAAAAAGCAGGTTCTTTGGAAGAACTGATGAAAATGTTGGAAGAACGTTTACGTGAACAACATAAAAAGCATCAGGGTGGCAATCGAATGGTTGGCACTGGCGGAACTTCGCCTTTTGGTGCTTTTGGCGATCATCCTGAAGGTGTTCGTATCGGTGGGCCGGGGCGTAAACGTTCGGCTGTAAAGGTGTGGGAGCAGCGTAAATACCAAAATCTTGATGATGATCAAGTTTTAGGAACGCGTCAGATGCAAATTGCTTTACGCCGTTTACGTAAGTTTGCTCGTCAAGGCGCGGCTGAAGAGCTCGATGTTGATGGTACTATTCGTGAAACTGCTAAACAGGGTATTTTAGACGTACAGCTTGTGCCTGAACGCCGTAACCGCATTAAAGTACTTATGCTGTTCGATGTTGGTGGTTCAATGGATGCCTATATCGCTGAGTGTGAAAAATTATTTAGTGCTGCGAAGTCTGAGTTTAAAACCCTAGAATACTTCTATTTCCACAATTGTCTTTATGATTATGTGTGGAAGGATAACCACCGTCGTAGCTCAACTCGTATGAATACATGGGATTTATTCCATACTTACGGTCGCGACTATCGTGTCATCATTGTTGGTGATGCCAGTATGGCACCCTACGAACTCAAGTCGGCAGGTGGTTCAGTTGAATACATGAATGATGAGGCTGGAGAAGTATGGTTAAGACGTTTACGTCAGCATTTTGACAAAACCGCTTGGTTGAATCCTGAAATGGAAGGTTACTGGCATTACACCCAGACCATTAACTGGATCAAAGAAATTTTTGAAAATCATATGTACCCAATGACATTAAAAGGCATTGAGGATATGACCCGTTATTTGTCTCGTTAG
- a CDS encoding AAA family ATPase: MSADTQHFTGTDQYIATDSLKLAVKAARALQKPLLVKGEPGTGKTLLAEQVAESLGLKLITWHIKSTTKAQQGLYEYDAVSRLRDSQLGDDRVYDIKNYIKPGKLWEAFTSEERCVLLIDEIDKADIEFPNDLLHELDKMSFYVYETGETITATQRPIVIITSNNEKELPDAFLRRCFFHYIEFPDESTMREIIAVHFPNISNTLVSEALQVFFKLREVTNLKKPPSTSELIDWLSLLMADDMPEDVLRNHDKSKAIPPLYGALIKNEQDVQLLERLAFMSRR, encoded by the coding sequence ATGTCTGCTGATACACAACACTTCACTGGTACAGATCAATATATTGCAACTGACAGCCTGAAACTTGCGGTAAAAGCCGCGCGTGCTTTACAAAAACCATTATTGGTGAAAGGTGAGCCAGGTACAGGTAAAACATTACTTGCGGAACAAGTTGCAGAAAGTTTAGGTCTAAAACTAATTACTTGGCATATCAAATCAACCACCAAAGCACAGCAAGGATTGTATGAATATGATGCTGTTTCTCGCTTGCGTGATAGCCAGTTAGGTGATGACCGTGTTTATGACATTAAAAACTATATTAAACCAGGTAAGTTGTGGGAAGCATTTACCAGTGAAGAACGTTGTGTATTGTTGATTGATGAAATTGACAAAGCAGATATTGAGTTTCCGAATGACTTATTGCATGAACTCGATAAAATGTCGTTTTATGTTTACGAGACTGGTGAAACCATTACCGCAACACAACGCCCGATTGTGATTATTACTTCGAATAATGAAAAAGAATTACCAGATGCATTCTTACGTCGCTGCTTCTTTCATTATATTGAGTTTCCTGATGAATCAACGATGCGTGAAATTATCGCAGTTCATTTCCCAAATATTTCAAACACTTTGGTCAGTGAAGCATTGCAAGTGTTCTTTAAATTACGTGAAGTCACCAATTTAAAGAAACCACCATCAACCTCAGAGTTAATTGACTGGTTAAGCTTACTCATGGCAGATGATATGCCTGAAGATGTATTGCGTAATCATGATAAATCAAAAGCAATCCCGCCACTGTATGGTGCGCTGATTAAAAATGAACAAGATGTACAATTACTTGAACGTTTAGCTTTTATGTCACGCCGCTAA
- a CDS encoding YcgL domain-containing protein, whose product MYIARPNYSADTEQENPFESVPETVLQAFGKATFVMHLELHGERKLARVNVLHVLDSLQTKGFFIQMPPEGLINPNAVAPEGLRGA is encoded by the coding sequence ATGTATATTGCTCGTCCAAATTATTCTGCTGATACGGAACAAGAAAATCCTTTTGAATCTGTTCCTGAGACTGTTTTGCAAGCATTTGGCAAAGCAACTTTTGTAATGCATTTGGAACTTCATGGTGAGCGGAAACTTGCACGTGTAAACGTATTGCATGTCTTAGACTCATTACAGACTAAAGGTTTTTTTATTCAAATGCCGCCAGAAGGACTTATTAATCCAAATGCGGTAGCGCCAGAGGGGTTGCGTGGTGCTTGA
- a CDS encoding ribonuclease D, whose amino-acid sequence MFQFIQQQKDLAVLLSQMEQCSTYALDTEFIKVDTLYPKLGVCQINCNGQIALLDGVALDLEQFWQKVFTAQQNIFHACGEDIDLIYHYADQKPLKNVFDTQIAMAFLGHGLQVSYQNALKTCLNIEIDKDQTRSDWLARPLSQEQINYAANDVLYLTKLADTLKHDLQRKGLYQYVLEDCQNLTKEIAIETPLTELYTDIGNYRHSRRELMQLQQLSIWREQITKAMNQPRSFVLKNTTMLDLVEKNPRNNFQLAQVKDIRPNIVREHGKTILDLLKFLPPEDEWPLRMARPVKSNSKEVAPQVDALIDRVVFETGIPKEVLLRKKWLNAIYEYVVFHLEEQELPSYLLGWRYDILTKPLVALMRQDIEYLAAQMKLAR is encoded by the coding sequence ATGTTTCAGTTCATTCAACAGCAAAAAGACCTTGCTGTTCTCCTCAGTCAAATGGAACAATGTTCTACCTACGCACTTGATACTGAGTTTATTAAGGTTGATACCTTATATCCAAAACTTGGGGTATGCCAGATTAATTGTAATGGTCAAATTGCTTTACTAGATGGAGTAGCACTTGATTTAGAGCAGTTTTGGCAGAAGGTTTTTACTGCACAGCAGAATATCTTTCATGCTTGTGGCGAAGATATTGATTTAATTTATCATTATGCAGATCAAAAACCATTAAAAAATGTATTTGATACGCAGATCGCAATGGCATTTCTTGGTCATGGGCTTCAGGTAAGCTATCAAAATGCATTAAAAACCTGCCTAAATATTGAGATTGATAAAGATCAAACTCGCTCAGATTGGTTGGCACGCCCTTTAAGTCAAGAGCAAATTAATTATGCCGCAAATGATGTCTTATATTTAACAAAGCTAGCTGATACATTAAAACATGATTTACAGCGTAAAGGGCTTTATCAATATGTTTTGGAAGATTGTCAGAATTTAACGAAAGAAATTGCGATAGAAACTCCATTGACAGAACTATATACCGATATTGGTAATTATCGTCATTCACGTCGTGAGTTAATGCAATTACAGCAGCTCAGTATTTGGCGTGAGCAAATTACCAAAGCCATGAATCAACCGCGTAGTTTTGTCCTCAAAAATACAACAATGCTAGATTTAGTGGAAAAAAATCCACGTAATAATTTCCAACTTGCACAAGTTAAAGATATTCGTCCAAATATTGTGCGTGAACATGGCAAAACCATATTGGATTTATTAAAATTTTTACCGCCTGAAGATGAATGGCCATTAAGAATGGCTCGACCTGTTAAAAGTAATTCAAAAGAAGTTGCACCTCAGGTCGATGCTTTGATTGACCGTGTCGTATTTGAGACAGGAATACCAAAAGAAGTCTTGCTACGTAAGAAATGGCTGAATGCAATTTATGAATATGTTGTATTCCATTTAGAAGAGCAAGAGTTGCCGAGTTATTTGTTAGGTTGGCGCTACGATATCTTGACCAAGCCATTGGTTGCATTAATGCGACAAGATATTGAGTATTTGGCGGCCCAAATGAAGTTAGCTAGGTAA
- the recR gene encoding recombination mediator RecR, producing the protein MFSERFEQLVQALRILPSVGPKSAQRMALHLLMKNREGAFALSYALHEASSHIHECHICHSLTENEICDICASVERDEQLLCVVESPADVMAIEQSGSFRGKYHVLGGHLSPLDGIGPEEIGIPYLIQRLSQGQIEEVILATNATVEGQATAHYLVEATKHLPIHMTRIAQGVPQGGELEYVDSHTLSQAVHNRMKMK; encoded by the coding sequence GTGTTTAGTGAACGATTTGAACAGCTAGTTCAAGCATTGCGTATTTTACCAAGCGTTGGTCCAAAATCTGCACAACGGATGGCATTACATTTGTTGATGAAAAATCGTGAAGGTGCTTTTGCATTATCTTATGCATTACACGAGGCTTCGAGCCATATTCACGAATGCCATATTTGTCATTCATTAACTGAAAACGAAATCTGTGACATTTGTGCGTCTGTAGAAAGAGATGAGCAATTGCTTTGTGTGGTTGAATCTCCAGCTGATGTCATGGCAATCGAACAAAGTGGAAGCTTTAGAGGTAAATATCATGTACTTGGTGGTCATTTGTCTCCATTGGATGGAATAGGTCCTGAAGAAATTGGTATTCCATATTTGATTCAACGATTAAGCCAAGGACAGATTGAAGAAGTAATTTTAGCAACTAATGCCACCGTGGAAGGTCAAGCGACAGCACATTACTTAGTTGAGGCAACGAAACATTTGCCAATTCACATGACCAGAATCGCACAAGGCGTGCCACAAGGTGGCGAATTAGAATATGTCGATAGTCATACGTTAAGTCAAGCGGTACATAATCGTATGAAGATGAAATAA
- a CDS encoding YbaB/EbfC family nucleoid-associated protein — MNINMLMQQAQRMQKDMESNIKKAKEELAKTEVHAEAGGGLVKVTMTCRNVVKRIEISPDLLQDEADMIEDLIAAAMNDAARQAEAISEEKLQGANSGMGLPPGLSGLF, encoded by the coding sequence ATGAACATTAATATGCTCATGCAGCAAGCTCAGCGCATGCAAAAGGATATGGAATCCAATATTAAAAAAGCCAAAGAAGAGCTTGCAAAAACAGAAGTTCACGCTGAGGCGGGCGGTGGTTTGGTTAAAGTAACTATGACTTGCCGTAATGTCGTTAAGCGTATCGAAATTAGCCCAGACTTATTACAAGATGAAGCTGATATGATTGAAGATCTGATTGCTGCTGCGATGAATGATGCAGCACGTCAAGCCGAAGCTATTTCTGAAGAAAAACTTCAAGGTGCGAATTCAGGTATGGGCTTACCACCAGGTTTATCTGGTTTATTCTAA
- a CDS encoding O-succinylhomoserine sulfhydrylase gives MNPSDDLEYQLETLAIRTGHDRTFEGEHSEPIFLTSSFVCESAADAAAKFSGQIAGNTYSRYTNPTVQAFEKRLAILDGAERAVATSSGMAAVHAMCMAYLKAGDHVICSRAVFGSIIALFEKYVAKFAVEVTFVDLDDLEGWKQAIRPNTRILFIETPSNPLAQVGDMQAIADIAHANGTLFAVDNCFCTPVLQQPIKFGADLVLYSATKYIDGQGRALGGAVVGKNDLLEEVNGVIRTLGNSMSPFNAWIFLKGLETLSIRMKAHCENAQILAEWLHQHEKVEKVYYAGLPDHPGHELAKKQQKGFGGVVSFVVRGEREGAWTVIDNTRFLSITSNLGDVKSTITHPATTSHGRMSPEAKQAAGIEEGLIRVSVGLEDINDIIRDLSRGLDLI, from the coding sequence ATGAATCCAAGCGATGATTTAGAATACCAACTTGAAACACTGGCTATTCGCACAGGGCATGATCGTACCTTTGAAGGGGAACATAGTGAACCTATCTTTTTAACATCTTCGTTTGTTTGCGAAAGTGCCGCAGATGCTGCTGCAAAATTTTCTGGGCAAATCGCAGGAAATACATACTCACGTTATACCAATCCAACAGTGCAAGCTTTTGAAAAACGTTTAGCAATATTAGATGGTGCAGAGCGTGCAGTTGCGACCAGTTCTGGTATGGCTGCTGTACATGCGATGTGTATGGCATATTTAAAAGCTGGCGATCATGTGATTTGTTCTCGCGCAGTATTTGGTTCAATCATTGCTTTATTTGAAAAATATGTTGCTAAATTTGCTGTAGAAGTGACTTTTGTCGATTTGGATGATCTTGAAGGCTGGAAACAAGCGATTCGTCCAAATACACGTATTCTCTTTATTGAAACACCCTCGAATCCTTTGGCACAGGTTGGTGATATGCAAGCAATTGCAGATATTGCCCATGCCAATGGCACATTATTTGCTGTAGATAACTGTTTTTGTACACCAGTATTGCAACAACCGATTAAGTTTGGTGCTGATTTGGTTCTTTATTCAGCAACAAAATATATTGATGGTCAGGGGCGTGCATTAGGTGGTGCAGTTGTTGGTAAAAACGATTTACTTGAAGAAGTTAATGGTGTAATCCGTACTTTGGGTAATTCAATGAGTCCATTCAATGCATGGATTTTCCTCAAGGGCTTGGAAACACTCAGTATCCGTATGAAAGCGCACTGTGAAAATGCACAAATACTTGCGGAGTGGTTACACCAACATGAAAAGGTTGAAAAAGTGTATTACGCAGGTTTGCCTGACCATCCTGGGCATGAATTAGCCAAAAAACAGCAAAAAGGTTTTGGCGGTGTTGTATCTTTTGTCGTAAGAGGCGAACGTGAAGGTGCGTGGACGGTTATTGATAATACGCGCTTCTTATCGATTACCAGTAATTTAGGCGATGTTAAGTCAACAATTACCCATCCAGCAACCACCTCACATGGTAGAATGTCGCCTGAAGCCAAACAGGCTGCAGGAATTGAAGAAGGCTTAATTCGTGTTTCTGTTGGTTTAGAAGATATTAATGATATTATTCGCGACTTATCACGCGGTTTAGATTTAATTTAA
- a CDS encoding alpha/beta fold hydrolase codes for MKSLVEQQKINFKHLAMRVFDADKLVLSQSTAYQVIAEFKQTRVRFYASENKRYKEPLVFTAPLAINMDIYDLYPYRSLIKHFQESGFDVYLIDWGKLTYKNYQVNFLSFIDKFIPRCIEAIQKHSKSEKISLHGWSMAGIFVTLYTARHKPNAVKNLIVLGSPIDSYASGYIGKLYKTLAYITTRNRTIKDYIYNRLPKLMIHSPGFLNSLGFKLLDPKGWIDGNIQLLKNLDNLKLVQEDATLSHFLNNMIDYPGGINQDMLFNVWLQNPLKHGAIKLKNETIELKNINCSLLVGAGKSDQLVTSEAAFPLTQLTNSQDVTFTLIPGGHLGLMSSQNSSIEFWPTLTTWLSERSTPI; via the coding sequence ATGAAATCACTTGTAGAACAGCAAAAAATAAATTTTAAACATCTGGCTATGCGTGTCTTCGATGCAGATAAGCTTGTATTGTCACAATCGACAGCTTATCAAGTGATTGCTGAATTTAAACAAACTCGTGTTCGTTTTTATGCTTCTGAGAACAAACGTTACAAAGAGCCATTGGTATTTACAGCTCCTCTTGCCATCAACATGGATATTTATGATCTATATCCATACCGCTCTTTGATTAAACATTTTCAAGAAAGTGGTTTTGATGTTTATCTAATTGACTGGGGTAAGTTGACTTACAAAAACTACCAAGTGAATTTTTTATCATTTATAGATAAATTTATTCCACGTTGTATTGAGGCGATTCAAAAGCATTCTAAATCTGAAAAAATCTCTTTGCATGGTTGGAGTATGGCTGGAATTTTTGTCACACTTTACACTGCTCGACACAAGCCAAATGCGGTTAAAAATTTAATTGTTTTAGGTAGCCCGATTGATAGTTATGCATCGGGTTATATCGGAAAATTATATAAAACACTGGCATATATTACGACGCGTAACCGAACCATCAAAGATTATATCTATAACCGTTTACCTAAGTTGATGATTCATTCACCTGGTTTTTTAAACTCATTAGGTTTTAAATTGTTAGATCCTAAGGGTTGGATTGATGGCAATATTCAATTGCTCAAAAATCTTGATAATCTCAAGCTGGTTCAGGAAGATGCCACACTCAGCCATTTCCTGAATAACATGATTGACTATCCAGGTGGTATCAATCAGGACATGCTGTTTAATGTATGGCTACAAAATCCATTGAAGCATGGCGCAATCAAACTCAAGAATGAGACGATTGAACTGAAGAACATCAATTGTTCTTTATTGGTAGGTGCAGGTAAAAGCGATCAACTTGTTACTTCTGAGGCTGCTTTTCCTTTAACACAGTTGACAAATAGTCAAGATGTCACGTTTACTTTGATACCTGGCGGGCACTTAGGTTTAATGTCTAGTCAAAATAGTTCAATTGAGTTCTGGCCAACACTGACAACTTGGTTATCAGAACGCTCAACTCCAATATAA
- a CDS encoding NAD(P)-dependent oxidoreductase, with protein sequence MTQSVAFIGLGAMGYRMAAHLPKHFEKVYVWNRNFSKAEQHATEYGTTAVELAQAVQADVIFSCLPTSADVEALIDGAEIKSGAIWIDCTSGVPEAARRLAERLKIQNIDFLDAPVSGQTIGAENATLTVMVGGDINAFERAYPAMAAVGKLIQHVGNSGAGFAVKAINNMLLAVNLWSVAEGFTTLKAHGVNLDAALNCINASSGKSLVTENIFPQRVLSREFPCTFALPLLAKDTGIALDLVHDAKLPAPILALTQSLIQAANLTAEPNSDFSSAVKIYEEWTKIILK encoded by the coding sequence ATGACTCAATCTGTTGCATTCATCGGTTTAGGTGCTATGGGCTATCGTATGGCAGCCCATCTACCCAAGCATTTCGAAAAAGTTTACGTTTGGAATCGAAACTTTAGTAAGGCTGAACAACATGCAACAGAATATGGAACCACGGCGGTTGAACTAGCTCAGGCAGTACAGGCAGATGTTATATTTTCATGTCTGCCAACCAGTGCAGATGTTGAAGCCTTGATTGATGGTGCTGAGATTAAATCGGGAGCAATCTGGATTGACTGCACCAGTGGTGTTCCTGAGGCAGCGCGCCGTCTAGCAGAGCGATTAAAAATACAAAATATCGATTTTCTCGATGCACCTGTTAGCGGACAAACCATTGGTGCAGAAAATGCAACACTTACGGTTATGGTAGGTGGCGACATTAATGCTTTTGAACGTGCCTATCCTGCAATGGCAGCCGTTGGAAAATTGATTCAGCATGTCGGCAATTCAGGTGCAGGCTTTGCAGTAAAAGCCATCAACAATATGTTGCTTGCTGTCAATTTATGGTCAGTTGCCGAGGGATTTACCACATTAAAGGCGCATGGTGTAAACCTAGATGCAGCTTTGAATTGTATTAATGCTTCTAGTGGCAAAAGTCTCGTGACGGAAAATATCTTCCCTCAACGTGTGTTGAGTCGTGAATTTCCATGCACCTTTGCCTTGCCCTTATTGGCAAAAGATACAGGGATTGCCTTAGACTTAGTACATGATGCAAAGCTTCCAGCGCCTATCCTCGCCTTAACCCAGAGTTTGATTCAAGCAGCAAACCTTACTGCAGAACCGAATAGTGACTTTTCTTCTGCTGTCAAAATTTATGAAGAGTGGACGAAAATTATACTAAAGTAA
- a CDS encoding YARHG domain-containing protein — MNKFAVAVFAGLVSLTGFNLQAATPEQECKKLQDDYNLIYASKGFCFKDADAKAKYGNENCHTTKPKFSDREQQRLDEIKERQKELNCK, encoded by the coding sequence ATGAATAAGTTTGCGGTTGCAGTTTTTGCTGGATTGGTAAGCCTTACAGGTTTTAACCTTCAAGCAGCTACACCAGAACAAGAATGTAAAAAGTTGCAAGATGACTATAATCTCATCTATGCATCTAAAGGATTTTGTTTTAAAGATGCAGATGCCAAGGCTAAATATGGTAATGAAAACTGCCATACAACAAAGCCTAAATTTTCTGACAGAGAGCAACAACGCTTAGATGAAATTAAAGAGCGTCAAAAAGAATTAAATTGCAAATAA
- a CDS encoding HIT family protein, protein MAYDDQNIFARILRGELPAIKIYEDDQVLAFMDIMPQADGHALVIPKTPAVTLMDLPADAAAYTIQIVQKIAKAIETALDAKGIVLMQLSGAAAGQTVPHVHFHLIPSSVHELGRHAAQMGDQEMIKAFAEKIKAVL, encoded by the coding sequence ATGGCGTACGATGACCAAAATATTTTTGCAAGAATCTTAAGAGGCGAACTACCTGCAATCAAAATCTATGAAGATGATCAGGTTCTCGCTTTTATGGATATTATGCCTCAAGCAGATGGTCATGCTTTAGTTATTCCTAAAACACCTGCTGTTACTTTGATGGATTTACCTGCTGATGCAGCAGCCTATACGATTCAAATTGTTCAAAAGATAGCTAAAGCAATTGAAACCGCTTTAGATGCTAAAGGGATCGTACTAATGCAACTTTCAGGAGCTGCAGCTGGGCAAACAGTTCCACATGTGCACTTTCATTTGATTCCTAGCTCAGTTCATGAACTTGGTCGTCATGCAGCACAAATGGGTGATCAGGAAATGATTAAAGCCTTTGCTGAAAAGATTAAAGCAGTGCTGTAA
- a CDS encoding porin: MKKLLLAATVATLAMNAAQAAPTLYGKLNVTLDQIDKNGFKDESVTKINSNASRLGVKGDEKLTNDLSAVYLAEWQVNTDGDGTDLGMRNRYIGLKADGIATLKVGRFDSYLKTAAGNNQDIFNDHNELDMTAILAGEDRLNNVIGFETDKKLLGGLAFNIMFQQGENAATSATTKTSTTSTAGVTKEITVVTNYGLKDARDGFGDGVSASLTYENKDVGLAAAVAANRAVATKFSAHNLTGVYADAVRVTGSLDFTPIGVDGLVFGALWQTAKPTDDVVAVITTTKETGKPDTVTNNSFKGLKENAFGVTAAYIIPSTPVKLKAEYISAKTEADGRDDRKQDLYGLGADYQMNKQARFYGVVAQQKIDWQKDNNKKTVIGLGMEYNF, translated from the coding sequence ATGAAAAAATTGCTTCTTGCTGCTACTGTAGCAACTTTAGCCATGAATGCAGCGCAAGCAGCACCTACATTGTATGGTAAGCTCAATGTGACTTTAGATCAAATCGACAAAAATGGCTTTAAAGATGAAAGCGTAACAAAAATTAACTCAAATGCTTCTCGTCTTGGTGTGAAAGGTGATGAAAAATTAACGAATGATTTATCAGCAGTTTATTTAGCTGAATGGCAAGTAAATACTGACGGTGATGGTACAGATCTTGGTATGCGTAACCGTTACATTGGCCTTAAAGCTGATGGTATTGCAACGTTGAAAGTTGGTCGTTTTGATTCTTACTTAAAAACTGCTGCTGGAAATAACCAAGATATTTTCAACGATCACAACGAACTAGATATGACTGCTATTTTAGCTGGTGAAGATCGTTTAAATAACGTAATCGGTTTTGAAACTGATAAGAAATTACTTGGTGGTTTAGCATTTAACATCATGTTCCAGCAAGGTGAAAATGCAGCAACATCTGCAACTACAAAAACATCTACAACTTCAACAGCTGGCGTTACTAAAGAAATAACTGTAGTTACAAACTATGGTTTAAAAGATGCGCGTGATGGTTTTGGTGATGGTGTTTCAGCATCTTTAACGTATGAAAATAAAGATGTCGGTTTAGCTGCGGCAGTTGCTGCAAACCGTGCTGTAGCAACTAAATTTAGTGCACATAACTTAACTGGCGTTTATGCTGATGCCGTTCGTGTTACAGGCTCTTTAGACTTTACCCCAATTGGTGTTGATGGTTTGGTATTTGGCGCATTATGGCAAACAGCTAAGCCTACAGATGATGTTGTGGCTGTCATCACAACGACTAAAGAAACTGGGAAACCAGACACAGTCACTAATAATTCATTTAAAGGCTTAAAAGAAAATGCTTTTGGTGTAACGGCTGCATATATCATCCCTTCTACACCAGTGAAGTTAAAAGCAGAATATATCTCTGCGAAAACTGAAGCTGATGGTCGTGATGATCGTAAACAAGATCTTTATGGTTTAGGTGCAGATTACCAGATGAATAAACAAGCTCGTTTCTACGGTGTTGTTGCTCAACAAAAAATTGACTGGCAGAAAGACAACAACA